From one Rosa rugosa chromosome 4, drRosRugo1.1, whole genome shotgun sequence genomic stretch:
- the LOC133742501 gene encoding uncharacterized protein LOC133742501 isoform X3 — translation MKCRSVACIWSATPPSHRVTAAAVLHHPPTLYTGGSDGSLIWWNLHSSHSTSELVPIAMLCGHAAPIADLAICDPLAVSESEKRDSLSNAELNSSCGALISACVDGMLCVWSRSSGHCRRRRKLPPWVGSPSMVRTLPSNPRYVCVACCFVDTVHSVESSEVLVDREAQHKKPSKCTVVVVDSYTLSIVQTIFHGNLSIGSLKFMDVVSLTEVQEKHSVVMADSFGRLQLVSLPKEPYQDREGGTGSHTGSQMENTVCAEGLSEGGQVMSIATCENVIAFVLKRRCIFRLLPTGTTIGEISFVDNNLVCKESNSTRSHFVGGIFLKTEDAADLEVQEPHGIFLRTFAVWNNTGLSIVYLISYVRDTFKCERLCEIPASSYPLDVRLSVSFIQLSHYILRIESVCLIGEEHLQWKPHITIWSTCWKHDDHGKFCLSFKLLGVGRSFVDWTANSMPSNQSEVMQTKLPSSHPFVSSSGSLNNLHAENDNLGLVNKRGIVSSSMVISETFFVPYAVVYGFSSGEIEMVRFDLLEGLASLGGSSRHEAKSYMSRQLFLGHTGAVLCLAAHRMVGVAKGWSFNQVLVSGSMDCTVRIWDLDTGNLITVMHQHVGPVRQIILPPARTYRPWSDCFLSVGEDSCVALASLETLRAERIFPGHPSYPAKVVWDSGRGYIACLCRNHSVTSDTVDILYIWDVKTGARERVLRGTASHSMFDHFCQGISMNSISGSALNGNTSVSSLLLPVIEDGASTHSHFNSSDKLATSSNVVPGDTAESNTSRVSKGDSEKLFSAPQMAIQSRKHPITCSCPFPGIAALSFDLASLVFPYQKDDLIPNSRDKKEDNGGKGQGFETPSPQHKPVDNGSGVHSTSNDTVQEIEWIRTLEECLLRFSLGFLHLWNVDSELDNLLITDLNLKRPDNFFLASGFQGDKGSLTLTFPNLSAILELWRMSSEFCAIRSLTMVSLAQRMISLSHASSNASRTLAAFYTRNFAEKIPDIKPPLLQLLVSFWQDESEHVRMAARSLFHCAASRAIPLPLCSQKANGHLNLSSISGPGETEHVNSNIEEASTNLLSFESEESNIHAWLESFEMQDWISCVGGTSQDAMTSHIIVAAALAIWYPSLVKPCLAMRVVHPLMKLVMAMNEKYSSTAAELLAEDRVCKWPICQFICTKFGCSSWPSRHIGWCSSSKFSYG, via the exons ATGAAGTGCCGATCAGTCGCGTGTATATGGTCCGCAACGCCTCCCTCTCACCGAGTCACCGCCGCCGCAGTCCTCCACCACCCCCCGACTCTGTACACCGGCGGATCCGATGGCTCCCTCATCTGGTGGAACCTCCACTCCTCTCATTCCACCTCG GAACTTGTGCCAATTGCTATGTTGTGTGGCCATGCTGCGCCCATAGCCGACCTGGCCATCTGCGACCCCCTTGCGGTTTCGGAGAGTGAAAAGAGGGACTCTTTGAGCAATGCTGAGCTGAACTCCAGCTGCGGCGCGTTGATAAGTGCTTGTGTTGATGGCATGCTGTGTGTGTGGAGTAGGAGCAGCGGGCATTGCCGGCGGAGGAGGAAGTTGCCGCCTTGGGTGGGCAGTCCTTCCATGGTCAGGACGTTGCCTTCGAATCCGCGGTACGTGTGTGTTGCGTGCTGTTTTGTTGATACTGTCCATTCGGTTGAGTCGAGTGAGGTTTTAGTTGATAGGGAGGCTCAGCATAAGAAGCCTTCCAAATGCACTGTGGTTGTTGTTGATTCGTATACTCTTAGCATTGTGCAAACTATTTTTCATGGAAACCTGTCCATCGGGTCATTGAAGTTTATGGATGTAGTTTCGTTGACCGAGGTTCAGGAGAAACATTCTGTAGTTATGGCTGATTCATTTGGTCGGTTACAGTTGGTTTCACTACCAAAGGAGCCGTACCAAGATAGGGAGGGAGGGACTGGTTCGCATACAGGTTCTCAGATGGAAAACACGGTTTGTGCTGAGGGATTAAGTGAGGGAGGACAGGTAATGTCAATAGCGACCTGTGAGAATGTAATAGCCTTTGTGTTAAAAAGGCGCTGCATATTTAGGCTATTGCCTACTGGTACTACAATAGGAGAGATTTCTTTCGTGGACAATAATCTCGTTTGTAAAGAAAGTAACTCCACTCGGTCACATTTTGTGGGAGGGATCTTTCTTAAAACTGAAGATGCTGCTGACCTAGAAGTCCAAGAACCCCATGGAATCTTTTTAAGAACTTTTGCTGTTTGGAATAACACAGGTCTTTCAATTGTCTACTTGATATCCTATGTCAGAGATACTTTCAAGTGTGAGCGTCTTTGTGAGATCCCTGCTTCCTCTTATCCCCTAGATGTGAGACTATCAGTCAGCTTCATTCAGTTGAGCCATTATATTCTTCGGATTGAATCAGTTTGCTTAATTGGCGAAGAACATTTGCAGTGGAAACCCCACATCACGATATGGTCTACATGTTGGAAACATGATGACCATGGTAAATTCTGCCTATCATTTAAACTGCTTGGAGTAGGCCGTTCTTTTGTTGACTGGACTGCAAATTCTATGCCAAGTAATCAATCTGAGGTTATGCAGACCAAACTGCCTTCCTCACACCCTTTTGTTTCAAGCTCCGGAAGTTTAAATAATTTACATGCAGAAAATGACAATCTTGGCTTAGTTAATAAGCGAGGGATAGTGTCTTCTTCCATGGTTATCTCAGAAACTTTCTTTGTTCCTTATGCTGTTGTGTATGGCTTCTCTAGTGGAGAAATAGAAATGGTACGGTTTGATTTGTTGGAGGGCCTGGCTTCTCTTGGTGGAAGTTCACGTCATGAGGCGAAGTCATATATGTCCAGACAGCTCTTTTTGGGGCACACAGGTGCTGTGCTCTGCTTGGCAGCACACAGGATGGTAGGTGTTGCCAAAGGATGGAGTTTCAATCAGGTTTTGGTGTCTGGAAGCATGGATTGCACAGTTCGCATATGGGATCTTGACACTGGGAATCTTATCACAGTAATGCACCAGCATGTGGGCCCAGTTCGCCAAATAATTCTTCCCCCAGCTCGTACTTACCGTCCTTGGAGCGACTGTTTTCTCTCAGTTGGGGAGGACTCATGTGTAGCACTTGCTTCTCTCGAGACTTTGCGAGCAGAGAGAATTTTTCCTGGACATCCCAGCTATCCTGCAAAAGTTGTATGGGACAGTGGAAGAGGTTATATTGCATGCTTGTGCCGAAACCATTCAGTAACATCTGATACCGTTGATATTTTGTACATATGGGATGTAAAGACAGGTGCTCGAGAGCGGGTCCTTCGAGGGACGGCATCTCATTCAATGTTTGACCATTTCTGTCAAGGCATCAGCATGAATTCCATTTCTGGCAGTGCATTGAATGGAAATACCTCGGTTTCTTCATTACTTCTTCCAGTAATTGAAGATGGGGCTTCTACGCACTCTCATTTCAATAGTTCGGACAAATTGGCCACTTCATCAAATGTGGTGCCTGGTGATACTGCTGAGTCCAACACTTCCAGAGTCAGTAAAGGTGATTCTGAAAAATTATTTTCAGCCCCTCAAATGGCCATTCAGAGCCGCAAGCATCCAATCACATGCTCTTGCCCTTTCCCTGGAATTGCTGCTCTCAGTTTTGACCTTGCATCATTAGTGTTTCCTTATCAGAAGGATGACCTTATACCAAATAGCCGTGATAAGAAAGAGGATAATGGTGGCAAGGGACAGGGATTTGAGACACCAAGTCCCCAGCACAAGCCTGTAGATAATGGTTCTGGTGTGCATTCGACCTCAAATGATACTGTTCAAGAGATTGAATGGATTAGAACACTTGAAGAATGTTTACTTCGATTTAGCTTGGGATTCTTGCACTTGTGGAATGTAGATTCTGAGCTTGATAACTTGCTTATAACTGATCTAAATTTGAAGAGACCAGATAATTTTTTTCTCGCTTCTGGTTTTCAAGGTGACAAAGGGTCTTTGACGTTGACATTTCCTAATTTGAGTGCTATTCTTGAG CTCTGGAGAATGTCATCGGAGTTTTGTGCAATCAGGTCACTGACAATGGTGTCTCTTGCCCAACGCATGATTAGCTTGTCGCATGCCAGTTCAAATGCCAGCAG aactTTAGCAGCATTTTATACTAGGAACTTTGCAGAGAAAATTCCAGATATAAAGCCGCCTTTACTTCAG CTTTTGGTGAGTTTTTGGCAAGACGAAAGTGAACATGTACGTATGGCTGCACGCTCTTTATTCCACTGTGCTGCTTCTCGAGCAATTCCGCTTCCCCTATGCAGTCAAAAAGCTAATGGCCACTTGAATCTGAGCTCTATAAGTGGTCCTGGAGAGACTGAACATGTAAATTCAAACATAGAAGAAGCATCTACCAACTTATTGTCTTTTGAGTCTGAAGAATCGAATATACATGCATGGCTGGAATCATTTGAAATGCAAGATTGGATTTCTTGTGTTGGGGGGACAAGCCAAGATGCGATGACATCTCATATTATTGTTGCAGCAGCATTGGCTATCTGGTACCCTAGTCTTGTAAAGCCATGTCTTGCCATGCGAGTAGTTCATCCATTGATGAAGCTGGTTATGGCCATGAATGAGAAATATAGTTCAACTGCTGCAGAGCTCCTTGCTGAAG ATAGAGTGTGTAAGTGGCCCATCTGCCAATTCATCTGCACAAAATTTGGCTGTTCCAGTTGGCCTTCGAGACACATTGGTTGGTGTTCTTCTTCCAAGTTTAGCTATGGCTGA